One Mya arenaria isolate MELC-2E11 chromosome 5, ASM2691426v1 genomic window carries:
- the LOC128234878 gene encoding zinc finger protein 37 homolog isoform X2 has protein sequence MEDETKEQICPSDAIQNALEEAHRKQLLLESLEEGSGFTNSNDKEKKMYNCTICKKFVKKSYLNSHIITHTGETPFRCEFCNKGFNVRSNRNVHRRIHTGQRPHDCELCEKSFRQAGQLEYHMRFHRGEKPFLCPWCARSFRNSSGLTTHQRTHTGEKPFSCDVCQRSFSTSTSLKTHRVTHSGKMLFECPVCGREFNRKNNLNVHIKRHDKNRKYSCPECSNGFVMRAHVLKHLKKAHAIGLNEVKQKYNFLLEKSDCKEDEVKRIESKKYENNATRNCIKLIKDENGDTKYLTCDIEMKVENTKNERNGRNEEESSGTIKGDFPEEDEQNIADIKYNETHDIVNTQGSISDIENELTDISTAENGKTNRSNDKKAMNSIYRQAVVVNDSSCSRNNTHEMEGVFENSSIKDVMSENFAYNSGSEMEGFSSLNPYLTMNDTKLDINISVKSEPIFIEVADATAEDQGMGADDFTKYIKTEQRKLDDTVDGKHFLQKGLDKTDTVQSSESHSTMYLDAVIKQEKTDETK, from the exons ATGGAAGATGAAACTAAGGAACAAATCTGTCCATCCGATGCCATTCAAAATGCTTTGGAGGAAGCGCaccgaaaacaattgttattaGAATCATTGGAAGAAGGCTCAGGATTTACGAATTCAAATGATAAAGAGAAAAAGATGTACAACTGTACTATCTGTAAAAag ttCGTGAAGAAAAGTTACCTAAATAGCCATATTATTACACACACTGGTGAGACACCGTTTCGATGTGAGTTCTGTAACAAAGGGTTCAATGTGCGAAGCAACCGAAATGTTCATCGCAGAATACATACTG GTCAAAGACCGCATGACTGCGAGTTATGTGAGAAGTCATTCAGACAGGCCGGCCAGCTTGAGTACCACATGCGTTTCCACCGAGGGGAAAAACCGTTCCTGTGTCCCTGGTGTGCCAGGTCATTCAGGAACAGCTCGGGCCTGACAACACACCAAAGAACACATACTG GAGAGAAGCCTTTTTCCTGTGATGTCTGCCAGagatcattttcaacatcaacaaGTCTTAAAACTCATAGGGTAACACATTCAGGAAAAATGCTGTTTGAATGCCCGGTTTGTGGCAGGGAATTCAACCGCAAGAATAATCTTAATGTGCACATTAAGAGAcatgataaaaatagaaaatattccTGTCCGGAATGTAGCAATGGTTTTGTAATGAGAGCTCATGTCCTGAAGCATTTAAAGAAGGCCCATGCCATTGGTTTGAATGAAGTCAAGCAAAAGTAcaattttttgttggaaaaatcTGACTGTAAAGAAGATGAAGTCAAGCGGATTGAATcaaaaaagtatgaaaacaatGCGACaagaaattgtattaaattgattaaagaCGAAAATGGCGATACAAAATATCTGACATGTGATATAGAAATGAAAGttgaaaatactaaaaatgaaagaaatggaAGAAATGAAGAAGAAAGTAGTGGTACTATTAAGGGTGACTTTCCGGAGGAAGATGAACAAAACATTGCTGATATTAAGTATAACGAGACTCATGATATTGTAAACACACAAGGTAGTATCAgcgatattgaaaatgaattgaCTGACATTAGTACTGCTGAAAACGGGAAAACAAATAGATCAAATGACAAGAAAGCCATGAATAGCATCTACAGACAGGCTGTTGTAGTTAATGACAGTAGTTGTTCGAGGAATAACACACATGAAATGGAGGGCGTGTTTGAAAATTCTAGCATCAAAGACGTCATGTCCGAGAATTTTGCTTACAACAGCGGTTCTGAAATGGAAGGGTTTTCAAGTTTAAATCCTTATTTAACCATGAATGATACTAAGTTGGACATTAACATATCTGTTAAAAGTGAACCAATATTTATAGAAGTTGCAGATGCAACAGCAGAAGACCAAGGTATGGGTGCTGATGACTTtacaaaatacatcaaaacTGAACAAAGAAAATTGGACGACACTGTTGATGGGAAACATTTTCTCCAAAAAGGTTTAGACAAGACAGATACAGTGCAATCATCTGAAAGTCATAGTACGATGTACTTGGATGCAGTAATTAAACAAGAGAAAACAGACGAAACAAAGTGA
- the LOC128234878 gene encoding zinc finger protein interacting with ribonucleoprotein K-like isoform X1, protein MEDETKEQICPSDAIQNALEEAHRKQLLLESLEEGSGFTNSNDKEKKMYNCTICKKKFVKKSYLNSHIITHTGETPFRCEFCNKGFNVRSNRNVHRRIHTGQRPHDCELCEKSFRQAGQLEYHMRFHRGEKPFLCPWCARSFRNSSGLTTHQRTHTGEKPFSCDVCQRSFSTSTSLKTHRVTHSGKMLFECPVCGREFNRKNNLNVHIKRHDKNRKYSCPECSNGFVMRAHVLKHLKKAHAIGLNEVKQKYNFLLEKSDCKEDEVKRIESKKYENNATRNCIKLIKDENGDTKYLTCDIEMKVENTKNERNGRNEEESSGTIKGDFPEEDEQNIADIKYNETHDIVNTQGSISDIENELTDISTAENGKTNRSNDKKAMNSIYRQAVVVNDSSCSRNNTHEMEGVFENSSIKDVMSENFAYNSGSEMEGFSSLNPYLTMNDTKLDINISVKSEPIFIEVADATAEDQGMGADDFTKYIKTEQRKLDDTVDGKHFLQKGLDKTDTVQSSESHSTMYLDAVIKQEKTDETK, encoded by the exons ATGGAAGATGAAACTAAGGAACAAATCTGTCCATCCGATGCCATTCAAAATGCTTTGGAGGAAGCGCaccgaaaacaattgttattaGAATCATTGGAAGAAGGCTCAGGATTTACGAATTCAAATGATAAAGAGAAAAAGATGTACAACTGTACTATCTGTAAAAag aagttCGTGAAGAAAAGTTACCTAAATAGCCATATTATTACACACACTGGTGAGACACCGTTTCGATGTGAGTTCTGTAACAAAGGGTTCAATGTGCGAAGCAACCGAAATGTTCATCGCAGAATACATACTG GTCAAAGACCGCATGACTGCGAGTTATGTGAGAAGTCATTCAGACAGGCCGGCCAGCTTGAGTACCACATGCGTTTCCACCGAGGGGAAAAACCGTTCCTGTGTCCCTGGTGTGCCAGGTCATTCAGGAACAGCTCGGGCCTGACAACACACCAAAGAACACATACTG GAGAGAAGCCTTTTTCCTGTGATGTCTGCCAGagatcattttcaacatcaacaaGTCTTAAAACTCATAGGGTAACACATTCAGGAAAAATGCTGTTTGAATGCCCGGTTTGTGGCAGGGAATTCAACCGCAAGAATAATCTTAATGTGCACATTAAGAGAcatgataaaaatagaaaatattccTGTCCGGAATGTAGCAATGGTTTTGTAATGAGAGCTCATGTCCTGAAGCATTTAAAGAAGGCCCATGCCATTGGTTTGAATGAAGTCAAGCAAAAGTAcaattttttgttggaaaaatcTGACTGTAAAGAAGATGAAGTCAAGCGGATTGAATcaaaaaagtatgaaaacaatGCGACaagaaattgtattaaattgattaaagaCGAAAATGGCGATACAAAATATCTGACATGTGATATAGAAATGAAAGttgaaaatactaaaaatgaaagaaatggaAGAAATGAAGAAGAAAGTAGTGGTACTATTAAGGGTGACTTTCCGGAGGAAGATGAACAAAACATTGCTGATATTAAGTATAACGAGACTCATGATATTGTAAACACACAAGGTAGTATCAgcgatattgaaaatgaattgaCTGACATTAGTACTGCTGAAAACGGGAAAACAAATAGATCAAATGACAAGAAAGCCATGAATAGCATCTACAGACAGGCTGTTGTAGTTAATGACAGTAGTTGTTCGAGGAATAACACACATGAAATGGAGGGCGTGTTTGAAAATTCTAGCATCAAAGACGTCATGTCCGAGAATTTTGCTTACAACAGCGGTTCTGAAATGGAAGGGTTTTCAAGTTTAAATCCTTATTTAACCATGAATGATACTAAGTTGGACATTAACATATCTGTTAAAAGTGAACCAATATTTATAGAAGTTGCAGATGCAACAGCAGAAGACCAAGGTATGGGTGCTGATGACTTtacaaaatacatcaaaacTGAACAAAGAAAATTGGACGACACTGTTGATGGGAAACATTTTCTCCAAAAAGGTTTAGACAAGACAGATACAGTGCAATCATCTGAAAGTCATAGTACGATGTACTTGGATGCAGTAATTAAACAAGAGAAAACAGACGAAACAAAGTGA